In Gemmatimonadaceae bacterium, the genomic stretch CGCGCAGGCCGCCCGGCGTCAGCAACGGCGAGCCTGCCTGCATGGCGAAGATGACCAGCGGGTTCCACTCGCTGAGCGGCAGAAAGATGCCGTACGGCGTGCCGGTGAGCTGCTTCACGCGTCGCATGGCAACGAGCCACTCGTCCCATGTGCTCGGCGGCGCGAGGATCCCGGCGCGTTCGAACAGGTCGCGACGATAGAACAGCAGCCGCGTATCGACATACCACGGCACGCCCAACGTGCGACCGGCGACCACGTTCGTGGCCCAGATACCCGGAAAGAACGCCGCTCGCGACAGCGATCGGCTTCCGGCGATCAGCGAATCCAGCGGCGCGAGCGCGTCGAGCGTCTCGAACTCCGCGATCCACGTGTTGCCAAGCTGGGCGATGTCGGGCAGCATCTCGCCCACGTACGAGGTCAGCAGCTTTTCGTGCGCCGCCATCCACGGGATCTGCTGCACCTTGACGCGGATGCCCGGGTGCGCGGCTTCGAAGTCGCGCATGAGTTCCTGCACGACCTCGCCTTCGCGCCCGAAGGCCCACATGGTCAACTGCACGTCACCGGATGGCGCGCGAGCGCGCCCGCACGCTGCGACGATCACCAGCGCACCGACCAGCCCGCGGCGCAGTGCGCTGCCGCTCATCACGCCGGCGGTGCCTGATCGATCCAACCGCCGCGGAACCCGGCTCGGCGCAGGCCGCGGACGATGTGCGGATTGGAGCGCATCACACGCCACACCAGGTCCGAGCGGTAGTTCTCGATCATAAGCACGATCGGACCCTGGTCGATACCGAGGTAGTCGTCGTCGAACCAGCCGACACCCGGGACGATCTTCCCCGCCTGTACGCGCGTTGCCGGGTCGCGCAGCGTCGGGTTGAATGCATCGAGGAAGCCGTACTTCTGGAAGAGATGATCGCCATACGTCTGCCGCATCGTGCGCATCGCGGCGATCGCGAGGTCCGGCGCGAACGGCATCGACGACACCGCCGCCGTGGGCCCGATCGTGCCGTCGTCGCGGATCTCGGTGGCAGCGGCTCCGCGGGCCGAATACGTCCAGAAGCGAATGCCCTTGCCGTCGATCGTGAGCGAGTCGTTCACCGGCCCGTCGACGGCGGTGAGTCCCCAGACGTTGGCGGAGTAGTCACGGAACCCTCGTGGGTTGCGGATCGCGTACGCACGTTGCGACACCACGGCTCGGCGCGAGTTCTCGAACCAGTCGATGCCGCGCGCGCGCATGTAGTCGTCGCGGATGCCGCGGAAGTCGATCCAGACGTGCGAGAACTGGTGCCCGAAGAGCGGGGCGAAGTTCACGTGCTCCTGCCCTTCGAAGGTCAGCCAGCGATCGGTCGCGTGGAAGGCGTTCCAGGCGGCCGCGTCGATCGGGTACGTGGGCGATCCCAGCGCGAGCACGTACAGGATCATCGACTCGTCATAGCCCCGCCAGTCGTTGCGCGAATAGCCGTCTTCGGGCTTCCAGCGGTGGTTCACCAGCGGCTTGTTGGGCTGGACGAAGCTCCAGTCCACGCGCCGATAGAGCGAATCGGCGTAGGCGCGGATGGCGCGCTCGTCCGGCGTGTCCCGCGTGAAGTAGCTTTGGCAGAAGAGCACGCCACCCAGGAGCAGCGAGGTGTCGACGGTGGACAGCTCGACGTCGCGGAAGCGTGCGCCGGTCTGCATGTCGACGAAGTGATAGAAGAACCCCTTGTGCCCGATCGTGCCCGCGGCCGCTGGTCCCTGTGGTGCGGTCCAGAAGAAACGCAACGTGGTGAGCACGCGCTGCACGGCCTGGTCGCGCGTGATCCATCCGCGTTCCACGCCGACGCCGTAGGCGGTGAGGCCAAAGCCAACCGCAGCAATGCTGGAGAAGCTCGGCGTCGGCCAGCGATCGGGCACCAGCCCGTTTGCCGGGTTCGTCGTCTCCCAGAAGAAGTCGAATGTGCGGCGCTGCACGGTGTCGAGCAGCGCGGCGTCAGCCACGGTAGCCCCTTGGTCCGCCGTGCCATGTGCCACACTCGTGCACGCCGTGACATGCAGAACGGTTCCTGCGACCGCTATGACAAGGGCGGTCCGCCTCGACGCCCCGCCCACACGGCACACGATCGCCGACCCGCAGCGACGTTCGCTAAGCGCACCTCGAATAGTCGTAACTCTGGCCATATCCCGCTGCAGATAGGTTCTGATCGATCTGGGCCGACTTTCCGTTGGCGTCCAATACCCACATGGCAATGAGGTAGTTGGAGTCAGAGTAGGATGTGTTGTAGAGCTTGGTGGTGAACGTCGTGGAGCTTCCAAACTGGTTGGAAGGCGAGAAGCTGTACCCACCGAGGCTCGTGACCGACCAATGGTAGGTGTACGGCGTTGTCCCGCCGGAGGCACTGGCAGTGAACGTACAGTCGGTCATCGAGCCAAGAGGGCTTGGAGATGACAGGCCAGCTGACACGCAGGTCTGCGGATACACCGTAGTAGCCGCGGTCTTGTCGTGGATACTAAGTCCGTTCCAGCTGGAGGTCGGGCTCCCCCCATTCATGATCGAGGCCGGATCGCCCGAAGCGCTATCGGGGGTGCCCGCCACCCTGACGGCCCCGTAGCTCGACCCTGTCTCATAGAGCAAATACCAGTTTGTGTGCCTGAAGCCGATGTTGTGGCCAAGTTCGTGCGCCATCACGAGCTTCCGGGTCGACGCGTTGTTCGGCGTCAGCTGATATGCCTTGTTTACAGTGATCGTATCGCCAGGCTCACCATTCCCCGGCCCATCGGCAGGGAACGTCCCAAAGGCGGCCAAGCCTGTGGCGCCCGGCAGGGAGTCGACAACCATGGTGATGTCCCCGGGATGGCTCTCCACGAACTTGATCTCTGAGCAGTTGAGTCGGTTCCACTCTGACATGGCTTCTCGGGCCGCCGTTTGCCAGGCGGAGACTGAAGCCAACCCATTGAGGCTGACCGCGATGCTGGACACCTGACTTCCCCCCACCACCACGTTGGTGATGTACTGCCTCTGGCCGGCCGTCTGTTTCCAGCGAACGACTTCCATCGTGCTCAGCGGCCGACGAGCAGCCAACCGAGGCACCGCCTCCTTCGAGATCCTGATGTCTCCCTCCACCATGAAATGATCCCCTCTATCCTCGATCATATCGCGCCTGAACCCCATGGCAATCAGCTACCCGCGTGGCGACTGCTGCTCAGCAGCAATCGCAGATGGACCATCGGTTCCGCAGGCAGCAACTCCAAGAATGCCAAACACACACGCTACACCTAACGATCTGGGCATCGTTCCCTCCCCGTCGCGGCCCCACCCTTCATGAGTGGGGCGTGACACGGTAACGCGAGGCTCGGTGTTCATCCGTGCGTGCCCTCACCAACCCAGGAGGAGCCACGAAGCGCGACTAGCGCACGCGCGCGAACCTGGCAGCGACGGCTACAGGACCTCCAAAACAACGCAGATGTTCAGCTCGCCGAGCCGACGCCAGCAGCGTCACCAGTCAACCTGCACTCCTAGCTGGAACCGCCGACCATCCGTCACGACTCGATCAGGGACACCGAAGTTTGGGTTTGGCGCTTGTCCAGCCTGATTGATCTGCTGTGTTCCGAAGCCGTAGTTCACAACGTTGAAGGCATTGAACAGGTCGGCAGTGACACCGACACGGTTGCCGCGCAACGGCGGGAAGAACTTCGCGAGACGCAGATCGGTGTTGTTGAATCCCCAATGGCCAGCACCGAGGAAGCTCGACTTCCACTTCTCATCGATGCTGCCGCTGCCCGGGATGAAAAGGCAGCGGTTCTGCGTTGCCTGGTTGGTGCAATCGTTGATACTGAACTTGTCACCCGAGCCGAGGTTGACGATTCCACTGAACTGCGTGCCGAACACCCATGGCAGGTCCATGATGAAGTTGCCGACGATGGTGTGCCGCTGGTTCCGGCTGGTGCCCCAGCGCGGATAGTCATTGACCGTGTTGAAGTCGAGCGAGAAGAGGTCACCGCCGAGTTGCTGGGCCTTGGCGAGCGTGTACGTCACGCCACCGCCCACCGCAAACGCCTTGGGGCCCTGCGACCGGTACGGCTTTTCCAGCTGGAAGATCCACGCATCGTACCACGTGCGCAGGGCGCTGCTCGAGATGAACGCGTTCGCGAATCCCGGCACCGGGTCGCAGCACGTGCCGTTCGCGCGGCGGTTCGCCCGGATCCACGTGAAGCCGTCGTAGCCGCGGACACCGGTGAAGGTCACCGAACCGACGACGTTGCGCCGTGCATGTCGCACCCCGCCCGTCCACATGTGCGAATAGGGCGGCTTGGCGTTGTTGTCCATGAGGAACACTTCAGGCAGCGGACGGTTTGGCGAGTTGGCCAGCTGGTCGAGCGACGCCTTCGAGAGGTAGCTCGGGTTCCAGACGATCGTCGGCGCGCCATTGCGCGGCAGCCCGTCGGTCGAGAACTGGTACGTGAGTACCTGGTACTGGAGCCGGAACTTCTCGTCCAGCCCGTTGTTGTAATTGCTGCGGTCGTAGTACACACCGAAGGCGCCGAACAGGGTCGTCTGGCGTGCCGGGTCCACCGCGAAGTTGAAGCCCACGCGCGGCTGGAACGCCTTCATGAACGCCGGCCGATCGTCACCGTCGGTGAAGAAGTTCGCCGGCAGGCGCGAGCCCAGCGCCGCGCGCACGTTCGCCGGCGTCACGTAGTCGTTGTTGAGCATATCCGACTCATAGTCCCAGCGCAGCCCGAGGTTGAGCGTGAGCCGGTCGGTCGGGCTCCAGTCGTCCTGTGCGTAGGCGCCGATCTGCGTGTTGCTGGTGTTCATGTTCGGGTTGCCGAATCCATACCTCGCCTGGAACGGAAAGGCGAAGTTCTCGGTCGCCCGGAACTCGAACAACGGATTGCCGTTGAAGAACTTCTGCACGTCGTACTGATTGGCGTCGAAGTTCGCGCCCACCTTGATGACGTGCGAACCACCCAGGGTGAACCCCGACCAGGTGAGGTCGTTGCGGAACGAGAGGCGCCGCTGGTCGAAGTCCTGATAGGAGTCGCGCCCTCCCACCCGGCCGATGCCCTGGTAGTTCAGGCCGATTGTCTCATCGTCGCGCGGCACCGGGTTCCACGTCGAACCCTGCCACGAGATCATGGCCTCGTTCAGGCGGTTCCCCGAGGCGAACGTGTGCTTGAGGATCGCCGTGTTCACATCGACCTTCACGTTTTCCGCAGCCTCGTACGACGTCTGGCCGCCGAACCCGCGGATGTCGGTCTCGTGCCGGAGGTTGTAGCTGAACTCGAACGAGCTCTTCGGGCTTTGCACCCAGTTGACCTTGGCGATGCCGAGGTTCGACCGGAACGGTGAGACGAAGAACCCGTCCCTGCCGCTGAAGACGTTGGGATACTGCGACGCCTGCGCGCCGAACGTCACGATGTTCGAGCGGTCCTGGTAGTTGCCTTCCCAGGCGCCAAAGAAGAACAACTTGTCCTTCACGATCGGGCCGCCGATCGAGAGCGCGGTCTGGTCGCGCCGGTAGTCGGAGATGTTGAAGGTCTGCCCGAGCGAATCGGCGCGCTTCTTTGCTCTGCGCTGGAACTCGTCGAGCGCGATGAGCCCCTTGGTCTGGCCGGCGTACAAGGCACTGCCCCGCCACTCGTTGGTACCGGACTTGGTCGTCGCGGTGATGATCGCGCTGGACGCCTTCTGGTACTCCGCCTTGTAGTTGTTGGTCAGGACCCGGAACTCCTGCACCGCGACCTGCGGGAACGGATTCCCGCGGGAGGCCTCCTGTCCATTCAGGCCGCTGGGCAGCACGTCCGACTTGTAGCTCGCGCCGTCGATGAACACGTTGATGTTCTGCGCGGGGAGCGCGCCGGCCGCAAACGACTTGGACGTCCCTTCGCGACGCCCGCCGATGATGCGCACCCCCGGTGCCAGCTGCGCCAGAGCGAGGAAGTTGCGATCGGTGCTCGGCAGCGCCGCGATCTGCTCGGCGGACACGTTGGTCGCCACTTCCGACGTGCGCTCGTCGCGCGTCGATGCCGCCTGCACGGCCACCGCGGCCAGCTGCGTCGCCACCGCCCGGAGGTCGAAGTCCATGCTCAGCGCCTCGCCGATCTGTACCCGCTGACGGCGCGTCTGCGGCTCCACGCCGATGCGACGCGCCGTCACGTCGTAGTCGCCCGGCACGAGGCCGACGAGAGCGTAGTAGCCATTTTCGCTGGTCGTCGCGAGGCGAAGGGCGCCCGTCGCGATGTTGCGCGCCTGCAAGGTGGCGCCGGCGACCGGGGCACCGTTGTCACCGCGGACGTATCCGCGGATCGAACCCGTCGTGGTCTGCGCGTCGGCGGACGCCGCCAGACCCAGGGTCGCCGCGAGGGCGACCCACGTGCCTAACGACTTGATGAGACTCATGTGCTGCGTCTCCTGTGGAGGGAGGTGGGTGGAGGTCCTGACGAACCGCGTACCACGAGCCGCGTCGGGATGCGCTCGACTCGTGCTTCCATCGGTTCCGGTCCGGCGAGCGCGCGGATCATGCGCGTCGCCGCCCGCTCGCCCATCTCGGCGATCGGGACGTGCACCGACGTGAGCGTGGGGTGGACGTAGCGCGCCACCGGGATGTCGTCGAAGCCGATCACGCTGATGTCCTCGGGGACGCGCAGACGACCTTCGCGGAGCGCACCCATGACGCCGAGCGCCATGGCATCGTTGGCCGCGAACACCGCGGTCGGGCGTGGGGACAGGCGCAGCAGCAACTCGCCGGCGCGATACCCCGCGGCCTCGGTGAAGTCACCGTCGATCTCAGGCCCGTCGGCACGCGGGCAGCCGGCCGCCTTCATGGCCGCGCGAAACCCCTTGAGGCGCTCGGCGGCGTCGACGTTGCCCACCGCCCCGGTGATGTGCGCGATGCGACGGTGCCCGAGCCCCACCAGGTATCGCACCACTTCCCGCGCGCCGCTCGCGTTGTCGATGTCGATCACCGGGTAGCGCGTCCCGCGCACGCCACAACTCAGCAATGCGACCGGCACCGACGTGGGGAAGTTTTCGACCAGGGTCTCGCCGTCGACGTGCGGCGACATGATGATGAGACCGTCCACCCGGCCACGCATCGCCCGGATGGCACTGCGGATCTCGGTCTTGCCGCCGTGTGCGCTGGCGAACAGCAGGTGATAGCCCTGCCCCTGGGCCGCCAGCTGAATCCCCCGGATCAGTTCGGAGAAGAACTCTCCATAGAGATCCGGGAGGAGCACGCCGAGGGTGTTGGTCTTGGCCGTGATGAGGGAGCGCGCGCCGACGTGGGGCACGTAGCGGAGCGCGCTGGCGGCGTCGTGGATGCGGCGGGCCGCGGACGCAGACACTGGCCCGGAGCCGTTCATCACGCGGGACACGGTGGCCACCGAGACCCCGGCCTTCCTGGCGACGTCGCGAATGGTGGTCACACTGGGCCTCCTGCCCGGGAAAACTTCCGGTGGGCGCCGACATTGTGTAACCGTTTACACTCCGGCGCA encodes the following:
- a CDS encoding Tat pathway signal protein translates to MARVTTIRGALSERRCGSAIVCRVGGASRRTALVIAVAGTVLHVTACTSVAHGTADQGATVADAALLDTVQRRTFDFFWETTNPANGLVPDRWPTPSFSSIAAVGFGLTAYGVGVERGWITRDQAVQRVLTTLRFFWTAPQGPAAAGTIGHKGFFYHFVDMQTGARFRDVELSTVDTSLLLGGVLFCQSYFTRDTPDERAIRAYADSLYRRVDWSFVQPNKPLVNHRWKPEDGYSRNDWRGYDESMILYVLALGSPTYPIDAAAWNAFHATDRWLTFEGQEHVNFAPLFGHQFSHVWIDFRGIRDDYMRARGIDWFENSRRAVVSQRAYAIRNPRGFRDYSANVWGLTAVDGPVNDSLTIDGKGIRFWTYSARGAAATEIRDDGTIGPTAAVSSMPFAPDLAIAAMRTMRQTYGDHLFQKYGFLDAFNPTLRDPATRVQAGKIVPGVGWFDDDYLGIDQGPIVLMIENYRSDLVWRVMRSNPHIVRGLRRAGFRGGWIDQAPPA
- a CDS encoding LacI family DNA-binding transcriptional regulator; translation: MTTIRDVARKAGVSVATVSRVMNGSGPVSASAARRIHDAASALRYVPHVGARSLITAKTNTLGVLLPDLYGEFFSELIRGIQLAAQGQGYHLLFASAHGGKTEIRSAIRAMRGRVDGLIIMSPHVDGETLVENFPTSVPVALLSCGVRGTRYPVIDIDNASGAREVVRYLVGLGHRRIAHITGAVGNVDAAERLKGFRAAMKAAGCPRADGPEIDGDFTEAAGYRAGELLLRLSPRPTAVFAANDAMALGVMGALREGRLRVPEDISVIGFDDIPVARYVHPTLTSVHVPIAEMGERAATRMIRALAGPEPMEARVERIPTRLVVRGSSGPPPTSLHRRRST
- a CDS encoding TonB-dependent receptor; this encodes MSLIKSLGTWVALAATLGLAASADAQTTTGSIRGYVRGDNGAPVAGATLQARNIATGALRLATTSENGYYALVGLVPGDYDVTARRIGVEPQTRRQRVQIGEALSMDFDLRAVATQLAAVAVQAASTRDERTSEVATNVSAEQIAALPSTDRNFLALAQLAPGVRIIGGRREGTSKSFAAGALPAQNINVFIDGASYKSDVLPSGLNGQEASRGNPFPQVAVQEFRVLTNNYKAEYQKASSAIITATTKSGTNEWRGSALYAGQTKGLIALDEFQRRAKKRADSLGQTFNISDYRRDQTALSIGGPIVKDKLFFFGAWEGNYQDRSNIVTFGAQASQYPNVFSGRDGFFVSPFRSNLGIAKVNWVQSPKSSFEFSYNLRHETDIRGFGGQTSYEAAENVKVDVNTAILKHTFASGNRLNEAMISWQGSTWNPVPRDDETIGLNYQGIGRVGGRDSYQDFDQRRLSFRNDLTWSGFTLGGSHVIKVGANFDANQYDVQKFFNGNPLFEFRATENFAFPFQARYGFGNPNMNTSNTQIGAYAQDDWSPTDRLTLNLGLRWDYESDMLNNDYVTPANVRAALGSRLPANFFTDGDDRPAFMKAFQPRVGFNFAVDPARQTTLFGAFGVYYDRSNYNNGLDEKFRLQYQVLTYQFSTDGLPRNGAPTIVWNPSYLSKASLDQLANSPNRPLPEVFLMDNNAKPPYSHMWTGGVRHARRNVVGSVTFTGVRGYDGFTWIRANRRANGTCCDPVPGFANAFISSSALRTWYDAWIFQLEKPYRSQGPKAFAVGGGVTYTLAKAQQLGGDLFSLDFNTVNDYPRWGTSRNQRHTIVGNFIMDLPWVFGTQFSGIVNLGSGDKFSINDCTNQATQNRCLFIPGSGSIDEKWKSSFLGAGHWGFNNTDLRLAKFFPPLRGNRVGVTADLFNAFNVVNYGFGTQQINQAGQAPNPNFGVPDRVVTDGRRFQLGVQVDW